Proteins found in one Oncorhynchus mykiss isolate Arlee chromosome 3, USDA_OmykA_1.1, whole genome shotgun sequence genomic segment:
- the LOC110505342 gene encoding gamma-crystallin M2-like → MDRIGKIVFYEDKNFQGHHFECCSDCPELSSHFSRCNSIRVENGNWVLYERPNYLGTQYILTSGEYPDYQRWMGYNDSIRSCRVIRNTSGKFRIRLYERPDFAGQMMEFSEDNPNIPEHWRHPEVHSCNVMDGAWVFYELPNYRGHQHLLERGEYRHFNDWRSNVGSIRRVQNL, encoded by the exons ATGGACCGCATTGGAAAG ATCGTCTTCTATGAGGACAAAAACTTCCAGGGTCACCACTTTGAATGCTGTAGCGATTGCCCTGAGTTGAGTTCCCACTTTAGCCGCTGCAACTCCATCCGTGTGGAGAATGGGAACTGGGTGTTGTACGAGAGGCCCAACTACCTGGGCACTCAGTACATTTTGACCAGCGGAGAGTACCCCGACTACCAGCGCTGGATGGGCTACAATGACAGCATCAGGTCCTGCCGCGTCATCCGCAAC ACATCTGGCAAGTTCAGGATCCGCCTCTACGAGCGTCCCGACTTTGCAGGTCAGATGATGGAGTTCAGCGAAGACAACCCTAACATCCCCGAGCACTGGCGTCACCCCGAGGTGCACTCTTGCAACGTGATGGATGGCGCCTGGGTGTTCTACGAGCTCCCCAACTACCGCGGCCACCAGCACCTACTGGAGAGGGGCGAGTACCGCCACTTCAACGACTGGAGGTCCAACGTGGGGTCCATTCGCCGCGTTCAGAATCTTTAG